The Spirosoma radiotolerans genome has a window encoding:
- a CDS encoding YtxH domain-containing protein yields MSRTGRDLTFLLTGIAAGSLVGLLYAPDKGKITRDRLSFRLSKYREQINQLLDDLSNSADLPENSSKNEGQRVVNDAREKAERLLEDVDKLMAQIKQQNA; encoded by the coding sequence ATGAGCAGAACTGGACGTGACTTAACTTTTTTGCTGACCGGTATTGCCGCCGGTTCTCTTGTTGGCTTATTGTATGCGCCTGATAAGGGCAAGATTACCCGCGATCGGCTATCGTTCCGGCTGTCGAAGTACAGAGAGCAAATTAATCAGTTGCTAGACGACCTGAGCAACTCGGCTGATTTACCCGAAAATTCGTCGAAAAATGAAGGGCAGCGTGTCGTCAATGACGCCCGCGAAAAAGCCGAACGTCTGCTGGAGGATGTCGATAAGCTGATGGCCCAAATTAAGCAGCAAAACGCGTAA
- a CDS encoding DinB family protein: MSHLNQLLEEVALARVRYSNAVSKLTDQQAQWKPSPDVWSALDNTEHLYWAEHGAIWGMWRAYYAKRAGSPVWEGELIHKGLPIETIIERTWQPKEKVPAIAAPRMGGPLAFWLSAFNSLQQPLHDLSVALANEDHESIIHPHPLSGPLDIHQRYEFLRFHIDRHKDQVLALELG; this comes from the coding sequence ATGTCCCACCTGAATCAACTTCTCGAAGAAGTAGCGTTGGCGCGAGTACGCTACAGCAACGCCGTCAGCAAACTCACCGACCAGCAAGCCCAATGGAAACCCTCGCCCGACGTCTGGAGTGCCCTAGACAACACAGAACACCTGTACTGGGCCGAACACGGAGCTATCTGGGGCATGTGGCGGGCCTATTATGCCAAACGGGCAGGCAGCCCCGTTTGGGAAGGTGAGTTGATCCACAAAGGCCTCCCCATTGAAACCATTATTGAGCGCACCTGGCAGCCGAAGGAGAAAGTACCCGCCATTGCGGCTCCCCGCATGGGTGGCCCGTTGGCTTTTTGGCTATCGGCTTTTAACAGTTTGCAACAGCCCCTGCACGACCTGTCTGTTGCTTTAGCGAATGAAGATCATGAATCGATTATTCATCCTCATCCACTCTCGGGCCCATTAGACATCCACCAACGGTACGAATTCCTGCGCTTCCACATCGACCGACATAAAGATCAGGTGCTGGCGTTGGAACTGGGGTAA
- a CDS encoding redoxin domain-containing protein, with protein sequence MILKANQSAPDFTVRDIQGNPIKLSQFQGNKILLTFYRHVGCPVNHLRFLELSSHDQAFREKGLVVLAVYESSADNLLRYSENEHYHARLIANPEFDLYEMYAIELNTLKLLFSMYKGVYAKKVEGKKRAKHAFEPEGHSNLLGGDFLISEDGLLKRVYYNQFLGDCLPTEEILAFINDPRYSPAPQPTPCCEE encoded by the coding sequence ATGATCCTAAAAGCCAACCAATCTGCTCCCGACTTTACCGTGCGCGATATACAGGGCAACCCGATAAAGCTTAGCCAGTTTCAGGGAAACAAGATTCTGCTGACTTTTTACCGGCACGTTGGCTGCCCGGTTAACCATCTCCGGTTTCTGGAATTGAGTAGTCACGACCAGGCGTTCCGCGAGAAGGGTCTGGTCGTCCTTGCCGTCTATGAAAGCAGCGCAGATAATCTTTTACGCTATAGCGAAAATGAACATTACCATGCCCGGCTGATTGCAAACCCGGAATTTGACTTGTATGAAATGTATGCCATTGAGTTGAATACGCTGAAGTTGTTATTCTCCATGTACAAAGGCGTATATGCAAAAAAAGTAGAAGGTAAAAAGCGGGCAAAGCATGCCTTCGAGCCAGAGGGACATTCTAATCTACTGGGTGGCGACTTCCTGATCAGCGAAGATGGATTACTTAAACGAGTTTATTACAACCAGTTTTTAGGAGACTGTCTCCCCACTGAAGAGATTCTGGCATTCATCAACGATCCTCGTTATAGTCCCGCCCCCCAACCGACACCGTGTTGTGAAGAGTAA
- a CDS encoding DUF1573 domain-containing protein, translating to MHLKHWLVAMAVAGISFGQLSCDNRKQGQASKETASAKMPRITFSEKGIYDFGTLTEGDTVEHTFAFTNTGEFPLIINNVTASCGCTTPDWPREPVAPGAKSSVRVRFNSRGKMGEQNKTVTIFANTEPAMTDLQFKALVKPKADTTKTS from the coding sequence ATGCACCTTAAACATTGGCTGGTGGCTATGGCCGTGGCCGGAATCAGTTTCGGTCAGCTTAGTTGCGATAACCGGAAGCAGGGCCAGGCCTCTAAAGAAACGGCTTCGGCTAAGATGCCCCGAATCACGTTTTCGGAAAAAGGCATCTACGATTTTGGAACGCTGACCGAAGGCGATACCGTTGAACACACCTTCGCCTTCACCAATACAGGCGAATTTCCGCTGATTATCAACAATGTTACCGCGTCCTGCGGATGTACTACTCCCGACTGGCCCCGCGAACCGGTCGCTCCCGGCGCAAAATCGTCGGTTCGGGTTCGTTTTAATAGCCGTGGCAAAATGGGTGAACAGAATAAAACCGTCACCATCTTTGCCAATACGGAACCGGCCATGACCGACCTGCAATTCAAAGCCCTGGTAAAACCAAAGGCCGATACTACCAAAACGTCGTAA
- a CDS encoding ABC transporter ATP-binding protein yields the protein MKSLSYLNKYLVKYKWYLILGTLFTAISNLFGIFPAQLVRYALDLVRETLDVYYLYDKSPLQSSLYEVFTFSILLFGIMTLVLALLKGFFLFLVRQTLIVMSRHVEYDLKNEIYNHYQTLPLSFYRQHNTGDLMARISEDVSKVRMYVGPSIMYGLNLIVLFILVITYMVSINARLSLYVLLPLPVLSIAIYIVNNIIIQRSEEIQRSLSRLSTYVQEAFSGIRVLKAFVQETNSAAKFEIESDEYRSKSLSLTRVDSLFFPIVAILVGLSNVLVIFVGGQEILAGRLTPGNITEFILYVNMLTWPVMALGWTTSQTQRAAASQERINEFLNIKTDIVSQKDIQRTINGEIEFKHVRFVYPDSGIVAIKDFSMHVRAGETVAILGTTGSGKSTLANLLTRMYDVTSGEILVDGIPIKDYNLTSLREQMGYVPQDVFLFSETISNNVRFGKPELPQERVEQAIRDADLYQNVREFPEQFDTRVGERGVTLSGGQKQRLSIARAIARDPKILILDDCLSAVDTNTENIILNNLQRIMADRTSVVISHRVSSAKLADFIIMLDEGTIIEQGTHDDLISRNGAYRELYEKQLQTEEA from the coding sequence GTGAAATCACTTTCTTACCTCAATAAATACCTCGTCAAGTATAAATGGTACCTGATTCTGGGGACGCTGTTTACGGCGATCTCCAATCTGTTTGGTATTTTCCCGGCCCAACTGGTCCGCTACGCCCTTGATCTGGTTCGCGAAACGCTGGATGTTTATTACCTCTACGATAAATCTCCTTTGCAATCAAGTCTTTACGAGGTATTTACCTTCAGTATTTTGCTGTTTGGGATCATGACACTCGTGCTGGCGCTGTTGAAGGGGTTTTTCCTGTTTCTGGTCCGCCAGACGCTTATCGTCATGTCCAGGCATGTAGAATATGACCTGAAAAACGAGATATATAACCACTATCAGACGTTGCCACTGAGCTTCTATCGCCAGCACAATACCGGCGATTTGATGGCCCGTATTTCTGAAGATGTCAGCAAGGTTCGGATGTATGTTGGGCCAAGCATTATGTATGGTCTGAACCTGATCGTGCTGTTCATCCTGGTCATTACCTACATGGTTAGCATCAACGCGCGTCTTTCGTTGTATGTGCTGTTGCCGTTACCGGTTTTATCGATCGCGATTTACATTGTGAACAACATCATCATTCAACGGTCGGAAGAAATTCAGCGCTCTCTGTCGCGGCTTTCAACTTACGTGCAGGAAGCGTTTTCGGGTATTCGCGTCCTGAAGGCATTTGTACAGGAAACGAACTCTGCTGCTAAGTTCGAGATCGAAAGTGATGAATACCGGAGCAAATCGCTGAGTCTGACACGCGTCGACTCGCTGTTTTTTCCCATCGTTGCCATTCTGGTCGGGTTGAGCAACGTGCTGGTTATTTTTGTGGGTGGTCAGGAAATTCTGGCCGGCCGACTGACACCGGGCAACATAACCGAATTCATCCTGTATGTGAACATGCTGACCTGGCCCGTAATGGCCCTCGGCTGGACCACGAGCCAAACCCAGCGGGCGGCTGCTTCACAGGAGCGCATCAATGAGTTCCTGAATATCAAGACGGATATTGTTTCGCAAAAGGATATTCAGCGCACCATCAACGGCGAGATTGAGTTCAAACATGTTCGCTTCGTTTACCCGGATTCAGGGATCGTGGCCATCAAGGATTTTTCGATGCATGTTCGGGCGGGCGAAACGGTGGCGATTCTGGGAACGACCGGATCGGGCAAGAGTACCCTGGCGAACCTTCTGACCCGTATGTATGACGTAACCTCCGGTGAAATTCTGGTGGATGGGATTCCGATTAAAGACTATAACCTGACGTCGCTGCGGGAGCAGATGGGCTACGTGCCCCAGGATGTATTTTTGTTTTCGGAAACGATCAGCAACAACGTTCGTTTCGGGAAACCGGAGTTGCCGCAGGAGCGCGTTGAGCAGGCCATCCGCGATGCCGATTTGTACCAGAATGTACGGGAGTTTCCTGAGCAGTTCGATACCCGCGTTGGTGAGCGTGGGGTTACCTTGTCGGGTGGGCAGAAGCAGCGATTGAGTATTGCCCGCGCCATTGCCCGCGATCCTAAAATCCTGATTCTGGACGACTGTCTGTCGGCGGTGGACACCAATACAGAGAACATCATTCTCAATAATCTTCAGCGCATCATGGCCGACCGTACCTCAGTCGTGATTTCGCACCGGGTATCGTCGGCGAAACTGGCCGACTTTATCATCATGCTCGACGAAGGGACGATCATCGAGCAAGGCACCCACGACGACCTGATTTCCCGCAACGGCGCCTACCGCGAACTGTATGAGAAGCAATTGCAGACGGAAGAGGCTTAG
- a CDS encoding DUF4136 domain-containing protein — translation MKRLLSIVIFLALVYGCAPRVTVDRNSRADFSKYKTFAWMDTDVKAGQNPLYYNQIATENVENTMGSVLQQKGLKETTSKPDLLIGYHFFVENKTQTVANPSPMYGPYMGWGRWGYGGWGPGWWGYGGQQYTQQQYQAGTLVVDMVDARTRQLVWRGSVQNAVSDPARIAAQLQKEAERIAEKFPDRTS, via the coding sequence ATGAAGCGATTACTCAGTATTGTTATTTTTCTAGCATTAGTTTACGGCTGTGCTCCCCGGGTTACCGTCGATAGAAACAGTCGAGCCGACTTTAGTAAGTACAAGACGTTCGCCTGGATGGATACGGATGTAAAAGCCGGACAAAACCCTTTGTACTACAATCAGATAGCTACTGAAAATGTCGAAAATACAATGGGGAGCGTCTTGCAGCAAAAAGGCCTTAAGGAGACAACATCCAAGCCCGATTTGCTGATAGGCTACCATTTCTTTGTCGAAAATAAAACCCAGACAGTGGCCAATCCATCACCGATGTACGGGCCCTACATGGGATGGGGCCGGTGGGGCTACGGTGGTTGGGGACCCGGCTGGTGGGGCTATGGTGGCCAACAGTACACCCAGCAACAATATCAGGCTGGCACGCTGGTTGTCGATATGGTTGATGCCCGTACCCGTCAATTAGTGTGGCGTGGCTCTGTCCAGAACGCCGTTAGTGATCCAGCCCGCATTGCGGCTCAACTGCAAAAAGAAGCCGAGCGGATTGCGGAGAAGTTTCCCGATCGTACCAGCTAA
- the nusB gene encoding transcription antitermination factor NusB, protein MQALYALRQAEFSNQQLAIDGINDLFQPDLNSMLPQNKRQLEGYRKLAGLLFEEAVKNNQSAQDDDAPRNVLKAANDGFVFYQIRTRKDRQHLAQMMIKQVNGIYDDYLRVMLLLVELGHAAQLDSERQYRDVDETVFPFESNLSDNRVVKALAEHQPLTNEAVRHGISWVDDQPFIRKALREALKTDDTYRAYCDQRTHTADEDQALAQHVLRTLIFKHEIIRDHLAEIDLSWTENSEVVRGLSIRTLKSVQSPTGLKLEPLTDDWEEDELFLNTLFEKSIENDADYEQLLADQLQNWDVERVAIIDKIILKLAVCELLSFPNIPVKVTINEYIELAKAYSTPKSGKFVNGILDNLSEKLIASGRLRKSGRGLLDNK, encoded by the coding sequence ATGCAGGCGTTATACGCGCTTCGGCAGGCCGAATTTTCCAATCAACAACTAGCCATAGACGGCATCAATGACCTCTTCCAACCCGACCTGAATTCGATGCTGCCGCAGAATAAGCGGCAACTCGAAGGCTACCGAAAGCTTGCCGGTTTGCTGTTTGAAGAGGCCGTAAAAAACAATCAATCGGCTCAGGACGACGACGCACCCCGGAATGTGCTCAAAGCAGCCAACGACGGCTTTGTCTTCTATCAAATTCGAACGAGAAAAGATCGGCAGCACCTTGCTCAGATGATGATTAAGCAGGTCAATGGCATCTACGACGATTATCTGCGGGTCATGCTGCTCCTCGTCGAACTCGGCCACGCGGCCCAACTGGATAGCGAGCGTCAGTACCGTGATGTGGATGAAACCGTCTTTCCATTTGAATCAAATTTAAGCGATAACCGGGTCGTAAAAGCTCTGGCCGAACACCAGCCGCTCACCAACGAGGCCGTTCGCCATGGAATTTCCTGGGTCGACGATCAGCCATTTATTCGTAAAGCGCTCCGCGAAGCCCTTAAAACTGACGATACCTACCGCGCCTACTGCGACCAACGAACCCATACGGCCGACGAAGATCAGGCTTTGGCACAACATGTGCTACGTACGCTTATATTCAAGCATGAGATTATCCGGGATCATCTGGCTGAAATTGACTTGAGCTGGACCGAAAACAGCGAAGTCGTGCGGGGGTTGTCCATTCGAACCTTGAAATCGGTGCAAAGCCCAACAGGCCTTAAACTCGAACCCCTCACCGATGATTGGGAAGAAGACGAATTGTTTCTTAACACCCTGTTTGAGAAATCAATTGAAAACGATGCTGACTATGAGCAGTTACTCGCTGATCAGCTTCAAAACTGGGATGTTGAACGGGTAGCCATTATCGACAAAATCATTCTGAAACTCGCCGTTTGCGAGTTGCTCAGTTTCCCAAACATTCCGGTCAAAGTAACGATTAATGAATATATCGAGCTGGCAAAGGCATACAGTACGCCTAAAAGCGGTAAATTTGTCAACGGTATACTAGATAACCTGTCCGAGAAGCTAATTGCCTCGGGACGTCTGCGTAAAAGTGGACGCGGGTTGTTGGACAATAAATAA
- the yajC gene encoding preprotein translocase subunit YajC has product MLTILLQAAAGSNTSMIYNVLLWVAIIGVFYFFMIRPQQKKQKDQKSFVDNLKKGDNVVTIGGLHGRIASVEATTVTLEVDRGVKMTFEKSSISREATVKPVEAEKQ; this is encoded by the coding sequence ATGTTGACCATTCTCTTACAGGCCGCAGCTGGCTCCAATACCTCAATGATTTATAATGTGCTGCTTTGGGTAGCCATCATTGGCGTGTTTTATTTCTTTATGATCCGCCCGCAGCAGAAAAAGCAGAAAGATCAGAAGAGTTTTGTCGACAATCTTAAAAAGGGAGACAACGTCGTGACGATTGGCGGCCTGCACGGGCGTATTGCTTCGGTAGAAGCGACAACGGTTACACTCGAAGTAGACCGGGGCGTTAAGATGACGTTTGAGAAAAGCTCCATTTCCCGCGAGGCAACAGTAAAACCGGTTGAAGCTGAGAAGCAATAA
- a CDS encoding mercuric reductase, with protein MKQYDAIVIGSGQAGSPLSKQLAKAGKKTLLIEKRFIGGTCVNDGCTPTKAMIGSAKAAYLAKHADKLGVHIDGHHIDMKQIRHRKDELVLSWRNGSRRAMENTENLDLIFGEATFTGDKTLTVKLNEGGEVDVKAELIFINTGTTPVIPVIEGLQEVGYFTSTTLLDVEEVPEHLLVLGGNYVGLEFAQMFHRFGSKISVLERGPRIVAREDEDISDELTKILLAEGLDVYTNAQSVKFERQDESIKATIVVNGIQQEISCSHILVATGRKPLTEALAPQLSGIKLNENGFIQVNEKLETTAKGIYALGDVNGGPAFTHIAYNDYIIVYRNLFEGADDKTTERPLPYCMFTDPQLGRIGLTEKQARDQGYTIKVAKLPMNQVARAVETGEALGVMKAVVDAKTRQILGAAILGEEGGEVMTVIQMAMMGGITYDRIRYCVFAHPTYSESLNNLFMKLDA; from the coding sequence ATGAAACAGTACGACGCTATCGTGATCGGTTCGGGACAGGCCGGATCACCTTTAAGTAAACAACTGGCCAAAGCTGGCAAAAAAACCTTACTCATCGAGAAACGCTTTATTGGCGGCACCTGTGTGAATGATGGCTGTACGCCAACAAAAGCCATGATCGGCTCGGCGAAGGCGGCTTACCTGGCCAAACACGCCGATAAACTGGGCGTTCATATTGATGGCCATCATATCGATATGAAGCAGATCAGGCACCGTAAGGACGAGCTTGTGTTGAGCTGGCGCAACGGAAGCCGGAGAGCCATGGAGAACACCGAAAATCTTGATCTCATCTTCGGCGAGGCCACGTTTACCGGAGATAAAACCTTGACAGTAAAACTAAACGAGGGTGGCGAGGTCGATGTAAAGGCCGAATTGATCTTCATCAATACCGGTACGACACCGGTCATTCCAGTTATTGAGGGATTGCAGGAGGTAGGCTACTTTACCTCGACTACACTACTGGATGTAGAGGAAGTACCGGAGCATTTGCTGGTACTTGGCGGCAATTACGTGGGACTGGAGTTTGCCCAGATGTTCCATCGCTTCGGCAGTAAGATATCGGTGTTAGAGCGTGGGCCAAGGATTGTTGCGCGCGAAGACGAAGATATCTCTGATGAGTTGACAAAAATACTACTGGCTGAGGGACTGGACGTGTATACGAATGCCCAATCCGTTAAGTTTGAGAGGCAGGACGAAAGCATTAAGGCAACGATCGTCGTCAACGGCATTCAACAAGAAATTAGTTGCTCACACATCCTGGTAGCAACGGGCAGGAAGCCGTTAACTGAAGCGCTGGCACCGCAGCTATCGGGTATCAAATTGAATGAGAACGGCTTTATTCAGGTAAATGAGAAACTGGAAACTACCGCGAAAGGCATTTATGCGCTGGGGGATGTAAACGGTGGGCCAGCCTTTACGCATATCGCTTATAACGATTATATTATCGTCTATCGCAACCTGTTCGAAGGCGCTGATGACAAGACGACCGAGCGGCCATTGCCATACTGTATGTTCACGGATCCGCAGTTGGGGCGCATTGGCTTAACAGAAAAGCAGGCACGGGATCAGGGCTATACCATCAAAGTCGCGAAGCTGCCCATGAACCAGGTGGCGCGGGCGGTGGAGACCGGCGAAGCCCTGGGTGTGATGAAAGCAGTCGTCGATGCCAAAACCAGGCAAATACTTGGAGCGGCAATATTAGGGGAAGAAGGCGGAGAGGTCATGACAGTGATTCAAATGGCAATGATGGGTGGCATCACGTATGATCGTATTCGGTATTGCGTTTTTGCTCACCCGACCTATTCAGAATCGCTGAATAATTTGTTTATGAAGCTGGACGCTTAA
- a CDS encoding Crp/Fnr family transcriptional regulator: protein MSQHHEILNAHLRNFAALNDKDIVDASSLWKPRKINKGDFFNMQFVVCNDLGLVVKGIFRIYYVDPETSEEKNLFFFSENQFLVSFRSFISRKACHYFIQALEDSEIIYISHRDLNGLYETHPNWAIFGRLLAELFFTYSQTRTEELLFFSHEHRFIRLLDEHPNIINRIPAYHISSFLGITNPSLSRIRKRINR from the coding sequence ATGAGCCAACATCATGAAATTCTTAATGCGCACTTAAGAAACTTTGCTGCATTAAACGACAAGGATATTGTTGATGCCAGTAGTCTCTGGAAACCACGCAAGATCAATAAAGGTGATTTTTTTAATATGCAGTTCGTGGTTTGCAATGATCTCGGGCTGGTCGTTAAGGGTATTTTCAGGATCTATTACGTGGACCCGGAGACCAGTGAAGAAAAGAACCTCTTTTTCTTCTCCGAAAATCAATTTCTGGTTTCCTTCCGAAGTTTTATCTCTCGTAAAGCCTGTCATTACTTTATTCAGGCACTGGAGGATTCGGAGATTATATATATCTCTCACCGTGATCTGAACGGTCTTTATGAAACGCATCCTAACTGGGCGATATTCGGACGTTTGTTGGCGGAGTTGTTTTTTACCTATTCACAAACCCGAACCGAAGAGTTATTATTTTTTAGCCATGAGCATCGCTTTATCCGATTGCTAGACGAACACCCAAATATTATCAACCGTATCCCGGCCTATCATATCTCGTCCTTCCTCGGGATCACCAATCCGTCGTTGAGTCGTATCCGAAAACGGATAAACCGGTAG
- the coaE gene encoding dephospho-CoA kinase (Dephospho-CoA kinase (CoaE) performs the final step in coenzyme A biosynthesis.), producing the protein MKTPLQIGVTGGIGSGKSIVCAVFASLGIPVYAADERAKWLTEHDPILKADIQRVLGPNAYDALGHYNRAWVASQVFADPALLTALNSVIHPRVLADTAAWVNEQADKPYVVKEAALMKAAGSGNSLDKVIVVQAPVALRIERIRKRDPQRSEAEIQQIIDRQISDDERLQLANYVIENDESQLLLPQIIRLHNDFLQQASN; encoded by the coding sequence ATGAAAACTCCCCTCCAGATTGGCGTAACGGGTGGCATTGGTTCAGGCAAGAGTATTGTCTGCGCGGTGTTTGCATCACTGGGGATTCCGGTTTATGCCGCCGACGAACGAGCGAAATGGTTGACGGAGCATGACCCAATCCTGAAAGCCGATATTCAGCGGGTTCTCGGCCCCAATGCCTACGATGCGCTGGGGCATTACAACCGGGCCTGGGTAGCCTCACAAGTGTTTGCCGACCCGGCTCTGTTGACGGCGCTTAACTCGGTCATTCATCCGAGAGTACTTGCCGACACGGCAGCCTGGGTCAATGAGCAGGCCGATAAACCTTATGTTGTCAAAGAGGCTGCGCTGATGAAAGCCGCTGGCTCAGGAAATTCACTTGATAAGGTAATTGTGGTGCAGGCGCCCGTTGCCCTTCGTATTGAGCGCATTCGCAAGCGTGACCCGCAACGCTCCGAAGCGGAAATTCAACAGATCATCGACCGTCAGATTAGCGACGACGAGCGCTTACAATTAGCAAATTATGTGATCGAAAACGATGAAAGCCAGTTGCTGTTGCCACAGATAATTCGGCTTCACAATGATTTTTTACAACAAGCCTCAAATTAA
- a CDS encoding amidase, with translation MKRTFLLLAACTSSFLLGAFVTNDDPKKPLTAGMVEVASKLFDLEFTAAERDSMLDNLNNARTNYEALRKIDLPNDIAPALYFNPLPAGFIMPTGPSSFKASSSGKVALPTNRDELAFYTVGQLGELIRTKQISSVELTKFFLNRLKTYDPKLHCVITLTEDLALSQAKRADDELKAGKYRGPLHGIPYGAKDLLAKKGYKTTWGATPYKDQTLDLDATVIQRLEKAGAVLCGKMTLGALAMGDVWYGGITRNPWSTTAGSSGSSAGSASSVSAGLLPFAIGTETLGSIVSPSTVCGTTGLRPTFGRVSRHGAMALSWSMDKIGPITRSVEDCALVFNAIYGPDGNDPTVMAAPFRYAPLTTLKGMRVGYVKKAFESNYPNRANDSLTLQTLRQLGAELVPFDLPTGVPPGRISFLLSVEAAASFDELTRSGRDDLLVRQGKGAWPNAFRSARFVPAVEYIQANRARTKLINEMAAQLKAAKIDVYVSPAYAGGNLTLTNLTGHPCVVLPNGFTKQNLPTSITFMGQLFEEGKVLAVAKAYQDATDWNKKHPVL, from the coding sequence ATGAAACGAACTTTCCTTCTGCTTGCTGCCTGTACCAGCAGCTTTTTACTCGGTGCCTTTGTTACCAACGATGATCCCAAAAAGCCCCTCACCGCTGGTATGGTTGAGGTAGCGTCGAAGCTATTTGACCTGGAGTTTACAGCTGCGGAGCGCGATTCGATGCTCGACAACCTGAACAATGCCCGGACAAACTACGAGGCTCTGCGCAAAATTGATTTGCCCAACGACATAGCACCTGCCCTGTATTTCAACCCGCTTCCGGCAGGCTTTATCATGCCTACGGGTCCATCATCGTTCAAAGCGTCCTCCTCAGGGAAAGTTGCTCTCCCTACGAATCGTGATGAACTGGCCTTTTACACCGTTGGGCAGTTGGGCGAATTGATTCGGACGAAGCAGATATCCTCCGTCGAACTCACCAAATTTTTCCTGAACCGGCTTAAAACATACGACCCGAAACTACACTGTGTGATCACATTAACCGAGGATCTGGCTCTGAGCCAGGCCAAACGGGCCGATGATGAACTGAAAGCCGGTAAATACAGGGGTCCTTTGCACGGCATTCCGTACGGAGCCAAAGACCTGCTGGCTAAAAAAGGATACAAGACGACTTGGGGAGCCACTCCATACAAAGACCAGACGCTTGACCTCGACGCGACAGTTATTCAGCGGCTGGAAAAAGCGGGAGCCGTCCTCTGCGGCAAAATGACCCTCGGCGCCCTGGCCATGGGCGATGTGTGGTACGGCGGTATAACGCGTAATCCGTGGAGCACCACGGCGGGCTCCAGCGGCTCATCGGCGGGGTCTGCGTCCAGTGTATCGGCAGGGCTGCTGCCGTTTGCCATTGGCACCGAGACCTTAGGTTCTATTGTCTCACCATCAACCGTTTGTGGTACAACAGGACTACGGCCAACTTTTGGTCGGGTAAGTCGGCATGGTGCCATGGCCTTGAGCTGGAGTATGGATAAAATTGGACCCATTACCCGGTCGGTGGAGGATTGCGCGCTGGTTTTCAACGCCATCTATGGACCCGATGGGAATGACCCGACTGTCATGGCTGCTCCTTTTCGCTATGCTCCGCTCACTACCCTGAAAGGCATGCGGGTTGGCTATGTCAAAAAAGCCTTTGAAAGCAACTATCCCAACCGGGCGAACGATTCCCTTACGCTTCAAACGCTGCGTCAATTAGGGGCGGAACTGGTTCCGTTTGATCTGCCAACAGGCGTCCCGCCGGGTCGAATATCCTTTCTCTTGTCCGTAGAAGCCGCGGCTTCGTTTGATGAACTAACCCGCTCGGGCCGCGATGATTTGCTGGTACGACAAGGCAAAGGTGCTTGGCCTAATGCGTTTCGTTCGGCGCGTTTCGTTCCGGCGGTTGAGTATATTCAGGCCAACCGCGCCCGTACCAAACTCATCAATGAGATGGCGGCTCAACTAAAGGCGGCCAAGATCGATGTATATGTATCGCCAGCCTATGCCGGTGGAAATCTTACTTTAACTAACCTCACGGGTCATCCGTGCGTGGTGTTGCCCAACGGTTTTACCAAGCAAAACCTACCTACGAGCATTACCTTTATGGGTCAGTTATTCGAAGAAGGCAAGGTGCTGGCAGTAGCGAAAGCTTATCAGGACGCTACTGATTGGAACAAAAAACACCCTGTTCTTTAG